TTATTGGAGAGATAACCCTTTAGTATTAAAATTAGTTTTCAGCCTTTTTTATGATTTTAAAATCTAATTGTTTTTGGATGAGATTAGCTTTCATCACTTTAATTTTAACGGTGTCTCCTAGTTGATAACTATTGCCTGTTCTACCACCATAGACAGCGTGGGTTTTGGCATCGTACTGATAAGAATCATCCATTAAATCTCTTAGTTTTATTAAGCCCTCGGCACCATTTTCAGGAATTTGAACCCAGAAACCAAATTCGGCAACGCCAGAAATAACGCCAGTAAACACTTCGCCAAGATGTTTCTCCATAAACTTAACTTGCATAAATTTAATAGAATCTCTTTCGGCATCTGCAGCTAGGCGTTCCATTGCAGAACAGTGTTTAGATTTTTCTTCGTATTCTGCTTTGTCGGGAGATTTGCCTTGGTCTAGATAATGCTGTAATAGTCGGTGGGCTATAAGGTCGGGGTAACGGCGGATAGGAGAAGTAAAGTGGGTATAATACTCAAACCCTAAACCATAGTGTCCTATTGGCTCGGTAGAATAAACGGCTTTACTCATAGAACGCATTGCGAGGGTTTCAATCATATTTTCTTCGCCTTTACCTTTAACAGATTTTAAAAGCTCGTTCATACTCTCCGCTACCTTTTGAGAGTTAGCAAGGTTCATTTTATAACCAAAAGTGGCTACAAAATCCCTTAGTGCTTCTAATTTGGTTGGGTCTGGGTCGTCGTGTACTCTATAAATAAAGGTTTTGCCAGTAGGGCTCCCTTTTTTGTTAAGAGAAATAAACTCAGATACTTTTCTGTTGGCGAGGAGCATAAATTCTTCTATAAGATGATTGGAGTCTTTGCTTACCTTGAAATAAACGCCTATAGGTTCGTTGTTTTTGTCTAAGTTAAATCTGACTTCACTTCGGTCAAAAGTAATTGCCCCTTTTCTAATACGCTCTTCTCTAAGGATTTTAGCGAGTTTGTCTAGGGTTAAAATTTCATCAGCCAAATCTCCTTTGCCTGTTTCTATACGTTCTTGAGCTTCTTCGTAGGTAAACCTTCTGTCAGAGTGTATTACGGTGCGTCCAAACCATTGTTTCTTTATTTCAGCCTTATCATTGAGTTCAAACACGGCGGAGAAGGTGTATTTGTCCTCATTAGGACGAAGTGAGCAAACCTCATTACTAAGTACTTCAGGAAGCATAGGTACCACTCTATCTACTAAATATACAGAAGTGGCTCTCTGATAGGCTTCTTGGTCTAGTAATGTGTTGGGAACAACATAATGAGATACATCGGCAATATGTACCCCAATTTCCCAGTTTCCATTCTCTAACTTTCTTATGGAAAGAGCATCGTCAAAGTCTTTAGCATCTTTTGGGTCTATGGTAAAGGTACAAATACCTCTCATATCCCATCTTTTTTTTACCTCGTCGTCTCTTATCTCTCGGTCTATGGCATCTGCTTCTTGCTCTACTTCCTCTGGGAAAGCATAAGGAAGACCATATTCTGCTAATATAGAATGTATTTCGGTTTCATGGCTACCAGGAGTTCCTAACACTTTAACGATTTCTCCGTGAGGATTTTTCTCGGTAGGGTTCCATTCTACCATTTTTACCACTACTTTATCGCCATCTTTAGCTCCGTTGATTTTGTTTCGTGGTACAAAAATATCTGTGTTGATTTGCTTTTTATCACAAACCACAAATCCAAAATCTTTATGCTTTATAAACTCGAAAGTTCCTACAAATTCTTTACGGTTTCTTTCTAGTACTTCTATTACGGAGCCTTCTAGCTTTTTTGATTTGAAGTGATAGGTTACAATAAGAACTTTGTCTCCTTGTAGGGCATCTTTTACATTTTTGGAGTGGATAAAAATATCCTCCTCTAAACCTTCTACTCTCACATAGGCATTGCCAGAGTGGTTAAAATCTATAAATCCTGTAAGAGTGTCTTTTATTTTAAGGTCTATAATATACTTGCCTTTTTCTACTTCTTTTATTCTCTCGTCTGCTAAGAGTTTGTGTAAGGCTTGTATAACCTGTTCTCTCTGGCGAGGGTTTTTGTAGTCTATACCATCAGCTATCTGCTTATAATTATATATTTTAGCAGATTGTTTGTTCATAAAACTAAGGATTTGCCTTCCTAAATCCTTTAATTTTCCCTCATTTTTTTTTGATATGTATTTTTTTTTCTTTGCCATTTTTGATATATATTTTTATGATTAAGAACTTGTTAGAGGGGCGTGATGGTAAATTTTGTTAAACTTTAGCAAGATGCTATTTTAGACACTCTATTCTGGTGTCTCCCTCCTTCAAACTCGGTATTTAAAAATGTTTTGATGATTTCTAGTGCCAGTTCTTTTGAAATAAAACGAGCTGGAACGGCTACCATATTGCAATTATTATGCTGTCTAGCTAAGGCTCCAAGTTCTGGCATCCAACACAACGCACATCTGATGCCTTGGTGTTTGTTAGCAGTAAGCTGTACACCTTGCCCACTACCACAAATGAGTATGCCCATTTCGTTTTCACCGTTTTCTACAGAACTTGCTGCAGGATGTACAAAATCTGGATAATCTACGGAGTCGGCAGAATTTGTGCCAAAGTCGGTAATATGGTATTCGTTGGCTAATTCTTTTTTGATAAACTCCTTGTATTCAAACCCAGCGTGGTCGCAAGCGATAGCAATTTTTTTCATTTTTAAAATAAATTTTTATTAGACTTCCCACAAAAATAGCATTTAAAAATGAAAACTTACGAATTTATATCGTACAAATGTTTTTATACGAAATTTGATTCTGTAATTACCTGATGATAAAGTGAAAGGATTTTCTCCTCGTCCTTTTCCCAACATAGGGCTTCGGCGGCTTTTTCTAGTTCAGATTGATAGTGTAGTCGTCCCTTTTCTAGCACACGGGTTATGGCTTCGGCAAGTACTTTTGGGTCGTGAGAATCTATCATTTCTCCCACTTTAAAATTGTTATAAACTCTCTTCATTTCGGGGAAGTTTATCATCACGAGCGGAACTCTACTCTGTATATAATCTGCCACTTTGTTTGGTAGAGAGTAGAGGTAGCTTACGCCTCCGTTTTCTTCAATACTAAGACCGACATCTGCCGTTTGAGTGAGTTTCCTTAGCTCTGTGGGGTGTAATTTTCCTAGAAACGAAACTTTATGGTTTAGATTTAATTTTTTTGCCAATGCTTCATATTCTTCCCTTTTGGGGCCATCTCCAGCAATTTTAAAAATGACATTATCAAGATAGTTTAAAGCTCGTATAGCTTTATCTATGCCTCTAGACTGGTTGATGGCTCCTTGATATAAAATCACTTTTGGAGTGTTTTGAGGTATGGTGATAGGTGTAGTGATTTTTCTAGGTATATTTCTCACTACAACAGGATTTACAGGATAGCGTTCTCTAAACCATTGGACGTAGCTTTCGCTTTCTGTCATCATATATTTGATTTTAGGAAGCGAATATCGTTCTACCAATTGCCAAATTTTTTGCGTCCATCTTCCTTTAATGGCTGGCATTTCGGTGAAAATTTCGTGACTATCAAAAATAAGAGGAATACTTAATTTTTTGGAAACCCAAAGGTTGGGGAGTATGGCATCTATATCGTTAGCGTGTAAGATGGTATTTTTGTCCGCTTTTTTTAGTAATTCGGTATAAAGTTTTTTATTGAACTCAAGGTATGCTCCACGGAGATTTTTCGATTTGATGTGTATCCTACTAAAAGGATAAGGGCGCTCCATTGCTCCATTTTCTCCCCAATCATTTCCGATGAGCTCTATTTTGTAGTTGTTGTCATGAAGGGTCTGACAAACTTTTTCTATCCTTTGGTCCGTGTATAAATTACTGAAAGCAGAAACAATTACTTTCATTGTTTTTTCGCTAGAAAAAGGTAGTATATCTGAACTAGGGAAATAAGGATGTTGGTAATAGTAACAGGTAAGCTGTCTATTAGGAAACCATACGCTACGAATAGTAGGCAGCCAATTAGGTTTACCAATCTTATCTTGTTAATTTCTTTTAGTAAAAAACTGATAGCAACAAAGGCAGACGCTAAATAGCCTATATATTCAGGATTCATAGTTTTATTTTTTTTGCAAAAT
The genomic region above belongs to Riemerella anatipestifer and contains:
- a CDS encoding YgjV family protein: MNPEYIGYLASAFVAISFLLKEINKIRLVNLIGCLLFVAYGFLIDSLPVTITNILISLVQIYYLFLAKKQ
- the rnr gene encoding ribonuclease R — translated: MAKKKKYISKKNEGKLKDLGRQILSFMNKQSAKIYNYKQIADGIDYKNPRQREQVIQALHKLLADERIKEVEKGKYIIDLKIKDTLTGFIDFNHSGNAYVRVEGLEEDIFIHSKNVKDALQGDKVLIVTYHFKSKKLEGSVIEVLERNRKEFVGTFEFIKHKDFGFVVCDKKQINTDIFVPRNKINGAKDGDKVVVKMVEWNPTEKNPHGEIVKVLGTPGSHETEIHSILAEYGLPYAFPEEVEQEADAIDREIRDDEVKKRWDMRGICTFTIDPKDAKDFDDALSIRKLENGNWEIGVHIADVSHYVVPNTLLDQEAYQRATSVYLVDRVVPMLPEVLSNEVCSLRPNEDKYTFSAVFELNDKAEIKKQWFGRTVIHSDRRFTYEEAQERIETGKGDLADEILTLDKLAKILREERIRKGAITFDRSEVRFNLDKNNEPIGVYFKVSKDSNHLIEEFMLLANRKVSEFISLNKKGSPTGKTFIYRVHDDPDPTKLEALRDFVATFGYKMNLANSQKVAESMNELLKSVKGKGEENMIETLAMRSMSKAVYSTEPIGHYGLGFEYYTHFTSPIRRYPDLIAHRLLQHYLDQGKSPDKAEYEEKSKHCSAMERLAADAERDSIKFMQVKFMEKHLGEVFTGVISGVAEFGFWVQIPENGAEGLIKLRDLMDDSYQYDAKTHAVYGGRTGNSYQLGDTVKIKVMKANLIQKQLDFKIIKKAEN
- the rpiB gene encoding ribose 5-phosphate isomerase B; translation: MKKIAIACDHAGFEYKEFIKKELANEYHITDFGTNSADSVDYPDFVHPAASSVENGENEMGILICGSGQGVQLTANKHQGIRCALCWMPELGALARQHNNCNMVAVPARFISKELALEIIKTFLNTEFEGGRHQNRVSKIASC
- a CDS encoding glycosyltransferase, which encodes MKVIVSAFSNLYTDQRIEKVCQTLHDNNYKIELIGNDWGENGAMERPYPFSRIHIKSKNLRGAYLEFNKKLYTELLKKADKNTILHANDIDAILPNLWVSKKLSIPLIFDSHEIFTEMPAIKGRWTQKIWQLVERYSLPKIKYMMTESESYVQWFRERYPVNPVVVRNIPRKITTPITIPQNTPKVILYQGAINQSRGIDKAIRALNYLDNVIFKIAGDGPKREEYEALAKKLNLNHKVSFLGKLHPTELRKLTQTADVGLSIEENGGVSYLYSLPNKVADYIQSRVPLVMINFPEMKRVYNNFKVGEMIDSHDPKVLAEAITRVLEKGRLHYQSELEKAAEALCWEKDEEKILSLYHQVITESNFV